Within Oleidesulfovibrio alaskensis DSM 16109, the genomic segment CCCGCAGAACTGCGTGCAGAACTCGAAGAACGCGGCTGGTCCAACGTTGCCGCTCTGCAGCTGCGTAACCCCATGCACCGTTCGCACGAATACCTTGCCAAAATCGCTGTTGAAGTGTGTGACGGCGTGGTTATCCACTCCCTCGTGGGCTCCCTGAAGCCCGGCGACATTCCTGCCGAAGTCCGCGTGAAGTGCATCGACACGCTGGTTGAAAAGTACTTCGTGAAGGAAAACGTCATTCAGGCCGGTTACCCCCTCGACATGCGTTACGCCGGTCCCCGCGAAGGCCTGCTGCACGCAACCTTCCGCCAGAACTACGGCGTAAGCCGCATGATCATCGGTCGTGACCACGCCGGTGTGGGTGACTTCTACGGTATGTTCGAAGCCCAGACCATCTTCGACAAGATTCCTTACGCCAAGGAAGCCTGCCCCGAACCCGGCAAGGCTCTGCTTTGCGAACCCCTGAAGATTGACTGGACCTTCTACTGCTTCAAGTGCGACGGCATGGCTTCTCTGCGCACCTGCCCCCACAGCAAGGAAGACCGCGTCCTGCTGTCCGGCACCAAGCTGCGTAAAGCCCTGTCCGAAGGCTCCGATGTTCCGGATCACTTCGGTCGCGAAGAAGTACTCGACATTCTGCGCGAGTACTACGGCGGCCTGACCGAAAAGGTTGAAGTGAAAATGCAGCGCGCTGCTTCCGGTTCCCAGATGTAGCCTCCGGCTGCATCCGCTTTGCAAGTACAGAGGGGGAGACATATGTCTCCCCCTTTTTTATATGCACAGGCGGTCACCGGCCTGCCGGTTTAAAGTCCCGTTGTCCCGCCCCTACGGGCGTCTGCCTGCTGACCACGTCCGGCTCGGAACGTATCCGCACCTGAGGCCCGAAGCACTGCGTAACCTCAGGTATGGTACGGCACTGCCACCGGTGCCGGAAGCAACGGAAGGCATTGCCGACAGGCAACACCCTGATCGCGGACATATAATTCCCTGCAATCGGCCTGCCGTCGGCCCGCAAACCGCCGAAAACCGCCGCTAACTTCACGCAAACCGCACGCAGACGCGGGCACCTGCAAACAGGCGGAAGAACGCAGCCGGACTCCCCCGTCGGACAGCCACCGCGCCAACAGGCTGCAGACCAGATCAAGAACACAGAGTCTCAACGCATGGCAGCCCAGCCGGGCAGATAGCGTCCGGCTTCCTTCAAAGCGGTGTCATGAGTGACAGCATCGGGCTGAAGTTGCACAAGATATCGCCAGAATTTTTGGGAATGATCCAGAAAGACAAGGTGCGCCAGTTCATGATAAATCACCGCATCGCACAGCGCCGGCGGCAGAAAAAGCAGTCTGGCGTTCAGCATGACGGTTCCCCGCGCCGAGCAGCTGCCCCAGCGCCTGCCCGGTACGGCTATGCGCACTGCAGCCGGTTCCAGACCGTGACGTTCAGCCAGCTCTCGACACCGCGGAACAAGAAAAGCATGCCCCTTTCGCTTCAGCCAGCCGAGCAGCATCGTCACAGCCGCATCCGAGCCAGTGCCGGCAACCGCCACGCACAGCTCACTGCGGTTCACGGACAGGCTGGATTTTCCCGTTGCAGCGGTCACGCGCAGCCGGAATGTCTCACCCGTTGCGCGCAGCTGCAGTTCTTCGGGAAACAAGGGGCGACACAGAACCGGCTCCAGACGTGCGCGGTTGCGCTTCACGGCCTCCGCTATCCAGTCGTGGTGTTCACGGACGAACACAGAAGCCAGGGCAGGATCTGCTCCTGCCGGAAGTACAACCTCAAGACCTGAAGAT encodes:
- a CDS encoding M48 family metallopeptidase; this encodes MSLRLISSGLEVVLPAGADPALASVFVREHHDWIAEAVKRNRARLEPVLCRPLFPEELQLRATGETFRLRVTAATGKSSLSVNRSELCVAVAGTGSDAAVTMLLGWLKRKGHAFLVPRCRELAERHGLEPAAVRIAVPGRRWGSCSARGTVMLNARLLFLPPALCDAVIYHELAHLVFLDHSQKFWRYLVQLQPDAVTHDTALKEAGRYLPGWAAMR
- the sat gene encoding sulfate adenylyltransferase produces the protein MSNLVPPHGGKGLVCCLLEGAEKEAELKKAAGLKQIEISSRAKGDLIMMGTGGFSPLSGFMKKADWKSVCEKMTLADGTFWPVPVTLDVSKEEAASMKEGDEIALVRGGEVFATMKVEELYEMTDADKKWECELVFKGEGPDSEKFWDIAEEDHPGVKMVMAQKEFNVAGPVKVLSEGDFPTKFAGVYKRPAELRAELEERGWSNVAALQLRNPMHRSHEYLAKIAVEVCDGVVIHSLVGSLKPGDIPAEVRVKCIDTLVEKYFVKENVIQAGYPLDMRYAGPREGLLHATFRQNYGVSRMIIGRDHAGVGDFYGMFEAQTIFDKIPYAKEACPEPGKALLCEPLKIDWTFYCFKCDGMASLRTCPHSKEDRVLLSGTKLRKALSEGSDVPDHFGREEVLDILREYYGGLTEKVEVKMQRAASGSQM